GCTAACTTTTATATCTAGGGCTTAAGACAGCAGTTAGTGGCTTCCTTTGGATTTTTACCTTTTATCGAAATTCTGATGGAGACATATAAATGCTCAATAACTGAGATGACACATCCAGACTTGCAGTTTGCTCTAAATTTTCTGTATGCATTCATTTTTATTCAACTTTCTCCTTTTCTCAGCCAGTTTGTTAACTTTGCTGACTTGTAGGACGCCATCATGACCATGTCCATGATACAGCTGTTACCAGTGTAAGTATTGTTTCAGAGGGATTACTTGATCTTGATGAGGTAAACGAATGAAGTTAAGATTTGCTTGAAATATGGTTCTTCCTTTTACCACCAAACTTTTCCTCAGCAAATGAGCTAGTTTATCACTAATGTGCAATGTCTTTTGAAGGTTAATGATTGGCTGGAGAGACTGGTTGAGGAGAAAGGCGAAGATCTGTACAGATTAAAGGGTGTTATATCCGTCAACGAGTCAACTGGACGCTTCGTGTTTCAGGTTTGCCAGCCAAACCTTTCCTCGGCAAAGAAACCAGTTTATCATCTTCTGCTATGCTATCCCTTTGCTTGAATGAAGTCGATCCGTGTGATCAGAGCTACGTGTTGTTCTAAgcttttgatcatccttttgttgcCGTATAAAAGCTTTTGTTCCGGTGCCTCTGCAGTCTCGCCCGTTCTAATGTATGCCATCCTGCTGCTAACTCCTACTCGAAATTGCAGGGCGTGCACTCCATGTTGGAAGGTTGCCCAGCGAAGCCGTGGGAGGATGATGAGAAGAGGATCAGCAAGCTCGTGTTTATCGGCAGGAATCTGGACGAAGGCGCGCTAAGGAAGGCCTTCAAAGGTTGCCTGTTGTGATGAACCCTCTGATCATGTGTTTATCTCATTGGGATCGTGGTTGAGGCTGAGAACGACTACACAAGTAAATCGGGCGAAAAGGGCGAGTGCAAGGCCCTATGTTTTTTTTTGGTGTTGATGTTTGCCTCAGAGTTCTCTGAGAAACCGAGTAGTGTATCTTGTACTAGACTAGGCTAGAAGTAGAGAGTCGAATTGTGTGGTATCCATGTCTTGATGAGAACCATAACTGTATGCTGTTGTACTTTTCTTGCGATTTATATAGGTCAAAAAGGAAACCATGGTGAGTTTCCTGTGATGAAACTAGAGAGAGAATTTCATGTGTCAGCTCAGCCGTCTGAAACTCTGAATACGTACATGCCTTTGCCATGTCTTGGATGTCATTCTGTTGGAATTTGGCCGTGTGACCGGCTCTATTTACCTCCAAAATACCGGATATTTTGCCAAAAAAGAAAGGACCCTCTTATCTGGCTGGCGTTCGCTGTGAGGGGGTGACATTTGCAAACGTTTTCATAGCAGTTTTAGGTGTGTATGTGGTGACGGTTCCTTCAGAGCGACATAGTCCTCCTCCCCAAAAATCCCACGTCGCTCCGAGAAAACAGCCACCTCCGGTACAACTAAAACCGCTAGCAAAAACATTTGAAATGCCATGCTCTCCCAACGAACGTCAGCCAAATAAGATTTCTGAAAAAAAAGAACTTCACATGAACTTTGCCGTGCGACAGACTTGTACACCTCTCCGCCAGAAGTAGTCACGCGTTTCTATCCGCCTAACGAACACACCACAAAATCGAAAACCGAGATTTTGCATGAATTTTGCAAGAAAACAATAAAATTCTGTCACGAGATTTGAGAAAGGAAAATCGATTTCGAATTCGAAGCAAACAACCGAATTCCGCGAGACAATTGCTCGTATGGAATCCCACACGGGAGAACGAGTAATACGGCACACGTGGCGTCCGCTGATTTGCGGTGCGCCCCTACGCTACGCGGCTGCCCGTGCCAGTTCCCCCAACGGCTATATCATTTACACCCTTCCATCTTTGCCTCCCCCCATACCACTATTTCCACCCCACGGATCCTCCAAGAACTCCCCGCCCCGCCCCCGCACAGAACCAACTCCGCCGCCAGATCAACCCGCCGCCCTCCCCCGTCCCCGCGAGCCAGCGAATCCGCCgcgcgctcgctcgctcgctcgctcgcccggGGGGAAACGCCCGCCGCCTCGACCGCGCTCGGAGCTCCGCaggaccctcctcctcctcccgcgctcAAAGCTCGTTTCTTTTCTTGGTTACTGGTTGCGATCTCGTTTCTTGGTTCTCGTCCGCGCGCTGCTAATCTCGCCGTGTTCCTTCTTTTGGTAGAAAAATTCCTCTCCGCGTTAGGGCGTCCGTTATTGCTTTCCGGTCCGAGTTGATTTGGTTTGTTATATATACTCGTCTGCCTGCGAATCCGTTGCTCGATTTAGGGCTACTTCCGTGCTGATCCCCGGTTCGAATTGCATTGCTAATCTTGCTCGCATCAGTACTACCGCCGTTTCTTGTTTGTTCTGATCCATGGACGCAGGTTCCGACATGATGTCGCCGGAGAAGAGCGGCAGGCGGGGCGCGCGGCCGCCGCTCCGGGAGGCCGGGTTGACGCCCTCCATGCCGCCGCTCCACGagcccggctccaggcccaggcccTACATGCCGTCCCTCTGCTCCACGCCCCGCAACCCTGCCGTCAAGTGCTATGTGAGTCCCCGATCGATCCCGTTTCCCCCTTTCGCCTGTTGTCCTGTGCGTGCGCGCCACTTGTTCGACGGAATGACTGAACGGGTGTGAATCTGCCTGTTTGTTTGTCTGGCAGGGCGACAGGTTCATCCCCGACAGGTCGGCGATGGACATGGACATGGCGCACTACCTGCTGACGGAGCCGAGGAAGGACAGGAAGAACGGGGCGACGCCGTCGCCGGCCAAGGAGGCGTACCGGAAGCTGCTGGCCGAGAAGCTGCTCAACAACTGCACCAGGATCCTCGCCTTCCGCAACAAGCCGCCGGAGCCTGACAACAGCATCCTCACGGAGCTCCGTGCCGACGTGGCCTCCGTCCAGGCCAGACCGGCGAAGAAGCGTCGATACATCCCTCAGGTACGGCACGCTTAGTTTGTGGTACTGCTCTCATTGGTGTTGCAGTTGTAGTGGTAATTCGTGGTGATGATTACTGATTTGATGTAAATTGGAAATCTGATGCAGTCCGCAGACAGGACTCTGGATGCGCCAGACCTCGTTGACGATTACTACCTCAACCTGCTGGACTGGGGAAGCGCCAATGTGCTGTCCATTGCACTGGGCAACACGGTGTACCTCTGGGACGCCGCAAGTGGGTCTACGTCCGAGCTTGTTACCGTTGATGAGGATGATGGCCCTGTCACTAGTGTTAGCTGGGCTCCTGATGGCCAGAACATTGCTATTGGCCTCAACTCCTCTGCTGTCCAGATCTGGGATTCCAGCTCAAACCGACTGGTTGGTACTTCTTGGCCTCTCTCTCCTGTTATAATTCTCTGTTAGCAGCATTATTATTTGTGCTTTTTAGTTGCTGATCATGATTCATTCTGCAGCTGAGGACACTGCAAGGTGTGCATGAGTCGAGAGTCGGATCACTGGCATGGAACAAGAGCATCCTGACCGCTGGTGGTATGGACGGCAAGATCGTGAACAATGATGTGAGGATTAGGGACCATGCAGTTCAGACATACCGCGGGCACTCGCAGGAGGTGTGTGGACTCAAGTGGTCCGGATCAGGGCGGCAGCTAGCGAGCGGTGGTAACGACAACCTCCTCCACATATGGGATGTGTCCATGGCATCCTCTACACAATCTGCAGGCCGCACCCAATGGCTACACAGGATGGAAGACCACTCGGCTGCGGTGAAGGCGCTCGCATGGTGCCCATTCCAGAGCAACCTGCTGGCGTCGGGTGGCGGCGCAAATGACCGATGCATCAAGTTCTGGAACACACACACCGGCGCATGCCTCAACTCAGTCGACACCGGGTCACAAGTCTGCGCACTGCTATGGAACAAGAACGACAGAGAGCTTCTGAGCTCACATGGATTCACTCAGAACCAGCTAACGTTGTGGAAGTACCCGTCGATGGCCAAGATGGCCGAGCTCAATGGCCATACTTCCCGTGTCCTCTTCATGGCTCAGGTAATCTTTGCTCGCTCCCTATGCTTTGTAGCTAAATTTGAAACACATACTGTGTGCACCACAGATGGCTTATGGTTATCTTTTGTTGAACCTTTGCAGAGCCCTGATGGTTGCACGGTGGCATCTGCTGCAGCAGACGAGACCCTGCGCTTCTGGAACGTGTTTTCCGAGGCTCCGAAGTCTGCGGTGAAAGAGAAGACTTCACAGAGCAGAATGTTCAACAGCTACAATCACCTACGCTAAGGGAGCAGGTCCCAGCAACTGGTGTAACTCTGAGAAGAAGTAGCAGGCTAGGCGCAAAGAGTAACTGCATCATGAGCTGATTTTACTTAGAAATTCTTTGTGTGTATTGAAGTATCTGTGGGTACTTCAGTATGCTGGTAACTCTAGTTGTTGTTCTACATTGATCCAGATGAACATCAAGACCAGTTTGATGTATTATATTTACTACTTTGTCAGtgatatatagtactccctccgacccATACTAATTGTCGCAACTCTCTAGTACAACTTTTGTACTAAAGTTGTACTGAAGCTGCAACAATTAATTTGGATCGAAGGGAGTATATATTTTTCTTATGAACAATGCATGGTCTCAAAATCGTGTGTCGCTTGAGAGTATCTGTATTGTTGCCTCAAAACTATTCTTTGTTGCTTTTGATGTTTCCTGTCGACTGTTTTTGCTGTTGACGTGAGGCTGGTCTGGAGGTGCTTCTCTTTTGGTTGCCTTCTTTATGCAACCTGAAGCCACCACACCACTATTTTACCATGTTATTCTTCTTCTCGGGTCATACATGGACCTGCTTCTCTGCAATGGAACCTGTGTGTGTACTCCCACTGAATCCAGACCTAGCAAAATTGGAGCAGGGTTTCACCTTCAGGTTAGATGTGTGTGTCAGCTTCAGATGTTGGAGGACCTGCTGTCTTGTGCCAAGCTGAAGCCAAAGAAATGTGGCAAACCATATGTTTACCCTCTTGTTCTTCTTTCAGTCAAAGAAATGTGCATCTCGTGGTGGGTTGGTTCAGTTTCAGTGGCAGATGGTGTTTGTGCCGATCAGATCACAACCAAACAAGCATTCGCAAAATCAGATTAGCAGCGCCTTAATCCCATGATGAGATTACCAGTGAAATTTACCATTTCTTCTTCAACCAAAAGTAGCACGGTAAAAGATTAGCGGTGCATTGACACAGACCGTGGTACTACTAGTGCGTTTGCAGCTGGTGCCATATCGGCCGTCAGATCTCGCCAGAGTTGACCCTGGCCGTCAAATGGTAGCACACATGGTTCCTCTTCCTGCCTACCGACCGGCCATCACCCACCTCGCCGCCCACTTCCTCTCCCTCCTTCCCCGCACGCGCGCGCCCTCCGCCCGGCAGGCCGTCGACCTCGCCGTCCGTCGCGAGGGTTCGCCGCTCGCCGGGATCGGGggagccgccgccgcgcctccatcCCATCCAGACACAGCCTCCTAGGCCACTCGCTCGGCTGCCGCTGCCAGCTCAGCGCCTGAGAGCCCAGATCCCCCGGTATATAGAGTCCCCGGCGACCCTTCGCCGCCGCGCCGGCCATGGATTTCATGAAGGCCTTCGATCAGACCGTGCGGGAGATGTAAGTTTTCTCGATCGGGCCACCCACCGGCCACGATCCCGCTAGCCGTTTTACAAGGTTGCGGCCTTTGCTGAATTTGATCCGTGAGAGGAGTGAGATCCTGATCCGTTTTCTGTGCGCGTGCTCTTGCAGCAAGAGGGAGGTCAATCTCAAGGTGCTCAAGGTCCCCGAGCTCGAACAGAAGGTTTGGATCTCGCCCAGATTTTAGCTCTGCTTCTCTGTAAAATCGTTTCCTCTTGCTGGTAGTGGAGCTGTGAATTATCGGATTAGTTCATGTGGTGGAGACTGTAGGATGGAACTTGAATTTTGCCTATGCTTGCTTGTGATACCACTCTTGTCTGTACACTCCACGCTAGTGCTTTAAGGAAACTGATAAATGTTGTAACTTTTTAGGAGCAATAAATAAAATCATGTTCCTTAAAAAAGTCAAACTCTGCGCTGATGGTTTAGTTAAATTATTAAGACCTGAATCAGAGATCAATCGAAATACACTACCGAATGCACTCCTCACACACTGCTTTTGATTTGCCTGTAATCAGGCTGGATTCCTCGATGATTACATTTAGAGCTAGAAGTCCGACGAGGAGTGATAGCTGACAAGACTAGTCCTTTCGATCTCTCATTGTATCATATTTCGTAGTTTATGTCTTCTCCTAAAAGTTTTGCTTTCAAATCAGGTCCTTGACGCGACAAGTGATGAGCCTTGGGGTCCACATGGGTCTGCTCTTTCAGAGCTAGCTCAGGCCACCAAGAAATAGTAAGTTTTAATGTCTTGTTTGTGTTGTGCTATCCCACCTCCCTTTTTATCTGTGCTGAAATGATGCCTATAACTTCTAAAATCTGCAGCTCTGAGTGTCAGATGGTGATGGGTGTCCTCTGGGCCAGGCTGGGTGAGCGAGATGCAAACTGGCGTCATGTGTATAAGGTTATTGCCTCTTATTCCCTAATGACCATCCTTTCAATAGTATATTGGACCAATATTGAGCTTGTTAGGAATCACTTCTACAGTGATTGATCACATTAACCAGTAACCACCAAAGGGAAACGGACCTTTGTATCGTgcaaatttttatgagcaatgcaTTCACTAATTAAAATTTGTGGATGCACAGGCACTGACGATTATTGAGTACTTGATAGCGAATGGTTCTGAGCGGGCAGTTGATGACATTCTCG
The window above is part of the Triticum aestivum cultivar Chinese Spring chromosome 2A, IWGSC CS RefSeq v2.1, whole genome shotgun sequence genome. Proteins encoded here:
- the LOC123190301 gene encoding cell division cycle 20.2, cofactor of APC complex, with amino-acid sequence MDAGSDMMSPEKSGRRGARPPLREAGLTPSMPPLHEPGSRPRPYMPSLCSTPRNPAVKCYGDRFIPDRSAMDMDMAHYLLTEPRKDRKNGATPSPAKEAYRKLLAEKLLNNCTRILAFRNKPPEPDNSILTELRADVASVQARPAKKRRYIPQSADRTLDAPDLVDDYYLNLLDWGSANVLSIALGNTVYLWDAASGSTSELVTVDEDDGPVTSVSWAPDGQNIAIGLNSSAVQIWDSSSNRLLRTLQGVHESRVGSLAWNKSILTAGGMDGKIVNNDVRIRDHAVQTYRGHSQEVCGLKWSGSGRQLASGGNDNLLHIWDVSMASSTQSAGRTQWLHRMEDHSAAVKALAWCPFQSNLLASGGGANDRCIKFWNTHTGACLNSVDTGSQVCALLWNKNDRELLSSHGFTQNQLTLWKYPSMAKMAELNGHTSRVLFMAQSPDGCTVASAAADETLRFWNVFSEAPKSAVKEKTSQSRMFNSYNHLR